TTagcatttgatttgattttgttgtTCACTTAATACTGTCCTGTCACTTTTAGTATTCAAAGTTATAGCACAAAGGCGATGCCTAATAAGTCGTGTTTGTggaaaaaatgtcataaatagtTTAGGAcaagtttctctctctctcttttctcttcaGTCCCCTGTAACTTGGCTGTGAAGCAAGTGGGCAATATTGCAGTAAATGAATTGGCCTATTCTTGCTCTTCACATACCCTCAAAACCAACTgatacattaaataaacaagATTTGAAACGTGTAAATACTGTATCCAACTGTATGGGGTAACTGGATTGTCatgtatatgatttttttttgcaggcgTGCTGATGTTTGACCACTCTCAGGGATTTTGGCTCACACACAGTGTTCCTCATTTCCCTCCATTTCCAGAGAGAAATTACAGTTACCCATCTACAGGAAAATACTACGGCCAGACTCTGCTCTGTATTACATACAACTATACACAGTTCCCGCAAATATGTAAGCACATGCAAttctttttatgtttaatttaaagtGTGGTATAATTTATAGCTCACTGTCTGAAATAAGTATTCCTCTCTTTTAACAGCATGGCAGTTAGCATATCTTAATCCACGTATGTATAACTGCTCTGTGCCTATGGCATTTCGCCCAGACATTGCAGTCATGGCACACATTTGTGATGGTAAGACACCTGTCATTAAAAACAGAAGGAGTCTGCAGAGGCTGAAATCGGTTCGAGGACaaacttttttcagttttgccAAATCACACAACTATGTGGATGGTGAGAGCTCTCAAGTTCAAAAActcttctatatattcagactgaTGGTCCTACAGCAGTTTATTGTCATTGCATTATGCCAAAGTACTATTTACCTTGGTTATGTAACCATGCAAGCGTGCAAGACTCAAGTTCAGTCCCTAAATGTTTTACCTTTGTATGACTATTATATACTATGAACTGTCTTTTTCTAgacaatatattattacaatgttacATGTTATCTTACTATTCCCATCATGATACAGTAGGCTAAAAGCTAGTGATCTATAATGTGATTTTGTCATTGTTCCGTCATAATTTAATTCCCATCATTCCCCAAATGACCAATCCCATTTGATTTtccttctgtgaaacacaaaactaGAAATCATGAGATTATTTTTCTATGCAAAAGCAATAAATGAGGACTGCaagttttttttcctcaaacaATCACAAGTTGCTTTGAAAGAATGAAAGCTTTTTCCAAAGCTGTATCTGCTTCAGGAGGCttggaaaacagcaaaaaagttGTATGAGTCAGTCCTTATTCATTGCAATTGCAAAGGAGAATAGACAGTCTTCAACATTTTGAGTATTTTGTGTGCACAAAacataaaagtgaataaatgatgaaaggATTTTTGGTTAAACAGTTTcaggtaaactattcctttaacatgaAACAGAGTTGTAGGTTAATAAGAGTATAACTCCTCTACAGATATTTACACTGGTTGGGTGGCTCAAGCGTTGGGGACAGATCTGCTGGTGGAGTCATGGCTGCACCAGGCTCATCGGCTCCCCTCGAACTGCTCACTTCCCCGGCACGTGATGAACATTGACAGCGTTTGTCTTCCTGGACCGCAGATGTTCAGAAGCTATGAGGATCATTCAAAGTGGTGTGTGTCTTATGCATTCAAAGACCAGTGGGCATGTCTGGGGGACTTGAATAGAGACGGTGGCCAGGCTGGCAGAGGTGGTGGGCTGATATGTTCTCAAAGCTCAGTCATTTATAAAGCTTTTCGTCAGGCCATGGCTGGGTATAAACATTGCTGAAAAATACCTTCAGAACTAGCTCCAGACTTTGTAGCATGCATTAACCCCTGTTGAAAACCCCGGTTATACCAGTTTTAGCCTAAGCCCAGATGCAAATATAAAAGTAGATAAAcataacaggaaaaaaaaaaaacacaaacacacacacaaaatggtAAATTTAACCATGATTGTGGTGGTCCTCCAAGCtatcaacaaaagaaaaaacaagttttaacattgttttattttgttttgaactttcaagacgtgtaattccaaacctgtatttgTTAATATGTTCTGCGTAATACAAAAGAAAATACTTTGaataatgttggtaaccaaacagattTTTTGAtgaccattgacttccattgtaggCCACACtgtaaagtaatatttttgaagttgtaaataaaacaaagatcaCTGGGGTATGTTTAACaagacatttattttcatttatgtttaattcagtgtgttgtttgccatttctttgtagtTACTTGTGAaattagttaaattaaaaaaaaaaaagaaaagaaaagatgaatgaattaaataccttaaaaatgttattattagaAAATTCGTACTTTGATCAGTCGCCTGCCTCTCCGCTAGAGGACGCTAAACATAACACCAACTCACGTGGCAGCAGGAACTTCCTGTTCGACCGGAAGTATTGTATCACACACGTGAAGCAGACAGAAGCAGCAGAAAATGGATTCTAACGAGGCAACAACTTCAGAAAGTGTTTCTAAGAAAAAGGGGAAAACGAAGAAACTAAAGCGAAAGGTAAAACCCGACGAAGCTCCGGTGCAAGAGATGGATCAGGCGGAGGgtgaagaaacagaaaagaaatcCGTGTCTGAAGCTTGTTTACCTCCCACATTTAGTGTGTCTGAGATCAAAAACAAGCAGCGCAGACATTCGATGTTCCTTAAACTcaaggaggagaaaagaaaggTGACATCTCACTAACATATACACACTTACTGCATCACTCACGAACGCATCATTTGGCTGTGTTTCGAAACCTAGCGAGCTGCCAGGACAGACAGCAATATGGGCATCACAAGACAGGACGTGTCGGTGCCTCAGAATTAGTGAAAAACTGAATTAGCTCACTTAAAAACAATTAGCCTATTTAAAACATCTCTTTTAGAAATGTACTGTAGCTCGCTAAAGGTTGAAGCACAGCTTTTAATCATTAAAGGTGCAACTCTGCaacatacatttttcaaattgtTAAAGTTGTCGTTTATGTCTTTCAGCAAAAGTTggaactgaaaaagaaaaagaaaaaagagagaaaagctCTTGGAGATAAGGTATGTTTGGCTTCACAACATCTATAATCAGACTGGCTCTCATAAATCAGTAAACTATATTaaaggggatagttcaccaagaATGaagttgtcatcatttactcagccttccaaacctgcatgagtttctttcttctgccgaagatattttgaagaatatggcTAACCAAAACCAGACCAAGACCAAGTCCATAACCAAAGTTTAACCATAGTACTTtgttccatactatggaagtcaataaggagaccagcaactgtttggtgaccagcattcttcaaaatatattcttttgtgttcaacagaagaaagaaacccaTACAGGGTGATTATGACGGTAAGTAcatgtgatcctggaccacaaaaccagtcttaagtctctggggtatatttgcagcaatagctaaaatacattgtatgggtcaaaattatcgatttttcttttatgccaaaaatcattaggatattaggTAAAATCATGTTCAataaagatatttagtaaatctCTTACCATAagtatatcaaaacttcatttttgattagtaatatgcattgctaagaacttcatttggacaactttaaaggcgattttctcaatgtttagatttttttgcaccctcagattccagattttcaaatagttgcatctcggccaaatattgtccgatcctaacaaaccatacatcaatggaaagattatttattcagctttcagatgatttatACATTAATTGACACTGAAggctgattttgtggtccagggtcacaaatgatgacagaatttttatttttgggtgaactattatcACTTTACGAGATCTGTATCACAATTTCTCTGCAAAAACAATTTCTTTGCCATTAGGGATGGGTATTTAAAGTAAAATcttgtattgtaataatattatggtcaaactgttttttaatagtaaagtgattccaaaaaaataatctttttttaaaaccaCGGTCATGGTAAAAATTAAGTTGAGTTTATCTATTACAATTTACATCTGCttgacaatattttttaatgcatgcAGTGAGGCTTTTCTATTTTTAGAATAATCTTTTCTATGCCTCTGATGCCTCACCATAATAACATGGCATCTATATGCAATGGTGCCTCCAGAAAATATTTAATGGTGTGGCTGGAGGGGCAGTAAATTATATCCTAGGATGGAACACAAAATCATAGTCACTGAGAGAAAAAGGGGGCAACCTGCTTTTGTTGTTTGTACTTGGATGTAACCCATAAAAATTACTTCAGTTGATGTAGTTTGTCAGGGTGATATACAGTCAGTtccataaatattgggacagctacacaattctaacatttttggctctatacaccaccacaatggagttcaaatgaaacgaacaagatgtgctttaactgcagactgtcagctttaatttgagggtatttacatccaaatcaggtgaacggtgtaggaattacaacagtttgcatatgtgcctcccacttgttaagggaccaaaagtaatgggacaATTGGCTTCTCAGCTGTTCCACGGCCAGGTGTGTGTTATTCCCTCATTATCCCAATTACAATGAGCAGATAAAAGGTCCAGAGTTcatttcaagtgtgctatttgcatttggaaTCTGTTGCTGTCAACTGTCAAGATGAGATCCAAAGAGCTGTCTCTATCAGTGAAGCAAGCCATCATtaggctgaaaaaacaaaacaaacccatcagagagatagcaaAAACATTAGGCGTGGCCAAAACAACTGTTTGgaacattcttaaaaagaagGAACGCACcggtgagctcagcaacaccAAAAGACGCGGAAGACCACAGAAAACAACTGTGGTGGATGACCGAAGAATTCTTTCCCTGGTGAAGAAAACACCCTTCACAACAGTTGGCCAGatcaagaacactctccaggaggtaggtgtatgtgtgtcaaagtcaacaatcaagagaagacttcaccagagtgagtacagagggttcaccacaagatGTAAACCATTGGTGAGCCTCAAAAACAGGAAGGCCAGATTAGAGTTTGCCAAATGACATCTAAAAAAGCCTTCACAGTTCTGGAACAACATCCTATGGACAGATGATACCAAGATCAACTTGTACCAGAGTGATGGGAAGAGAAGAGTATGGAGAAGGAAAGGAACTGCTCATGATCCTAAGCatcagtgaagcatggtggtggtagtgtcatGGCGTGGGCATGTATGGCTGCCAGTGGAACTGGTTCTCTTGTATTTATTGATGATGTGACTGCTGACAAAAGCAGCaggatgaattctgaagtgtttcGGGCAATATTATCTGCTCATATTCAGCCAAATGCTTCAGAACTCATTGGACGGCGCTTCACAGTGCAgatggacaatgacccaaagcaTACTGCAAAAGCAACCAAAGAGTTTTTGAAGGGAAAGAAGTGGACTGTtatgcaatggccaagtcaatcacctgacctgaatccgattgagcatgcatttcacttgctgaagacaaaactgaagGGAAAATGCCCCAAGAACAAGCAGGAACTGAAGACGGTTGCAGTAGAGGCCTGGCAGAGCATCACCAgcgtctggtgatgtctatgtgTTCCCGACTTCAGGCTGTAATTGACTGCAAAGTATTTGCAACCAagtattaaaaagtgaaagtttttttgattattattctgtcccattacttttggtcccttaacaagtgggaggcacatatgcaaactgttgtaattcctacaccattcacctgatttggatgtaaataccctcaaattaaaactgacagtctgcagttaaagcacttcttgttcatttcatttgaaatccattgtggtggtgtatagagccaaaaatgttagaattgtcgatgtcccaatatttatggacctgactgtagTCAAATAAAATGCCTTTATTGACTTGCACACAACTAGTAAATTTAAATGTTACCACATAAAGCATAATATTTAggttttatgaaaaaaaaaaaaaccttttatgtAGCATGCACTGTAATAAAGCATTCACTGTTTCTGGAGATTGCAATgcatgtgtaaatgcatttattctgCCACTCAGCATtaaatgtcttgtgaagtacATACTTGTTGCTTCAGATTCTCAATTCCATTTGGTGAAAAGctaatatattttagtattaaattacgataattaagaatttaaatGTGGTACATATGAAATCAGTGAATGGCaagcaatacattttaattcagttaaaaataaagctgattATATATGGAAAATACACTTTGAAAGTCATTAGATTTCCTGTTTCAAGTTACAGGGATTTAAAGACTTTGGTTTGACCAGGGCTGACCAGCTCTGaaatgaaaaggaaaataaaacatgattaaCTCTGCTGTATATGTGCTTACTtcagttttgtcattttattgttCAAAGTGATTCTCTTGTGATCATGCAGTATGATTAAATTGCATGCAAAAGTGGAGTGGAGTTTGAGAAGGAAGGTCTAAGTAAATGAATACTGAATGATTGCTGTTGAATTTTGGTGTAAAACTTTTAAGTCCATGTTTGATGATATGTGCAGAACTGTATTATTAATCTATAtcaaatataaacaattaaCACGCTCTTGGCAGATGTGGGTGCCATGGCTATATGTAATAACTTATTCTCTATTTCAGGCTCCACCAAAAGAAGTTCCCAAGACAATAGAAAACCAGAGAATATACGATGAAACTACAGTCAACCCAGAGGATGAGGAGGTGATGTGTGATTTGTGAACCCTGTTCCACCTGCTTACTGCTTCAGTAGACCTCATTTACAATTTTGAACCTAACCTGGaactaatttatttgaaatccaGGTGGCTTTTGATGAAGGAACCGATGAGTTCTCTGCTTACTTCAATCGGCTGACAAATCCTAAAGTGCTCATCACCACTTCGGACAGGCCCAGAGGAGTGGGTTCAGTTTACTGTTCTGTTTTCTAATTGACTCTCATTATGAATTAGAATTTTATATAAGTGTGTCCttcaattattttgttttaatggttaatgtCTGCATGTTTTCAGAGGACCGTGAGGCTTTGTGAGCAGCTGGCAACAGTGATCCCACATGCTCACGTGTACTACAGAAGAGGTCTGGCTTTGAAGAGAGTCATTCCACAGTGTGTATCTAGAGGTTTCACTTATCTGATGGTGATCAATGAGGACAGAAAAGTGCCAAGTATCCTTTGTTCATACGTCAGTATATAACCACGTTTTTAGATCTGTGAGATTTTGTTGAATCGTCATCTTAATGAGGTCATGAGAAGCAGTCACTGAATGCTACATGAAGGATTTTCCCTCACTTAAAGTATCACAGATGGTTTGGTTCTCTGTCACCTTCCTGATGGGCCAACTGCACATTTCAAAGTTAGTAATGTTCGCCTTCGCAAGGAAATGAAGGTTAGTgaattactgtgtgtgtgtaattaaattagtcATGCAGTGCATTTTGATGTCCATGTTGTGCGATACAAGTTGtacaacaaaatcattttaactaaTTATATCAATAGAGTTCGGCAGGGATGACATTTCTGTAGTTCAAACCAGAAGGTTAGCATCACCCTGCTTCTCTTGATAATAAAACCAATAGGATTTTTGGATAATAGCAGAAAATAAGCTTCGTTGTTTATCATGAAAATGAAGCCTAAATGCAGTCAAATGTTAGGATATACAGAACCATGGTCACTTGACTTCAAAATCACCACTGCTGCCAAGCTTCAGATAAAAGTTGGAAAGTTTGAATAGAATAGTTTTTGAGAACACAAGTGTAAATACATTAGGGCAAAACTAGGGAGCAGATGAGTATTTCTGCTAAGCATGATGATATTTCAAGTCCTCTAATACTATTTATAGTAGGGCTGGGACAATAAATCGATGTGTCGCGATTCTCAGcttagtttttaacagcagatggagCTCTAGACTAGTTTTTAACTGTGCACTCAAACGCTCACGATGAAGTGTTAGGAACTGGAAGCAAGCGGAGTACGACTGTTTCTAAAGCAcgcagtgccatctgctgttaaaaactaagctcagaatcaaTTCAAGAGAGAATCGTGACACATTCGGAAAATCTCTGAATAATTACTCTATTCGCGATGCATCAATTTATTGTCCCAGCCCTACTATTTAGCCAATTATTAGCAACTGCAACTGAAAATATTGAGCTTGTTAACCACAAAACTTATTTCAGGCATTTTACCAACAcccattgaaaaatatataaaaataaaatacttggGACGATGGAAGTTCAAAAATGCTTAACCGTAACTCCTGTTTTTCCTCTCTAGAGAAGAGGTAAAGACCCAACGGAACACGTCCCAGAAGTCATCCTTAACAACTTCACTACTAGACTCGGTCACTCCATCGGCCGGTTGTTTGCTGCTCTGTTTCCTCATGATCCACAGTTTGTGGGCCGTCAGGTTGCCACATTTCACAATCAGAGAGActtcatttttttcaggtttcacAGGTAAATATTCTCTCATAAAAATAGATACGTAGTTAGAATATCAAGTAGAGTCCAAAAGTCTGACACTTCTATTAGAGTCCCTATAAATAGACGAATAAAGTTAACCTAACCTACATTTTgcattgttacatttttaactgGATAAAAATTGTATGCAGATTAGGAACTTTTGTTTCTACATGACTGAATAAACTTGTGTATCATACAGGTACATCTTCAAGAATGAAAAGAAAGTGGGCATACAGGAACTAGGACCTCGCTTCACTCTTAAACTTCGCTCTTTACAGAAAGGAACCTTTGACTCAAAGTTTGGGGAATATGAGTGGGTTCACAAGGTGCGTTCTAAATCTAAAATCTCATTCGTGAGGAACATTGGTTGTTTGAATGTGCTGTTATTTGTCAGTAATTTATGTGTCAGTCATGCATGATTAACTGCTCCTTTAAATGTTTCAGCGCCATGAGATGGACTCCAGCAGAAGAAAATTCCATCTTTAAGGCACAGACTTCAAACACAGGACAGTCATGTTGACGTTTAATGAATTATCTAAAAATCTCTTTTATATTATGGAAAGAAAGTGTTGTAGAAACACAAGCTTTGTCTTTACTGTATTATATTTTCTGCTAAGCATTTGTTCATATGAGTATTATAATCAGGCTGGACACAAAGAGACTTGGTGTGTCTCAAGTCATGACAAATAAATCaagttaatacattatatatattttttctctaAATGTTTGATTAAAGACATGGGTGGAAGAGGCCGGTTTGTGAAATTTCAGATTAAAAAGACTGATGTCTTCTgtcttaattttacagtattgaAGTTAGGACATACACCTAATATTTTCGTAACTTTcagatatgcaaaaaaaaaaaccttggaaaGACTTAAAactaagactttttttttaacgttttcTCTGATTcagttttgtcatttaaaaagtagTTTGAATTGAACTTGTTTAAATCATCCTATAGTTGGAGGAACCTATGCTGATTATGTTTTACACTCTACACATCCTTGTGAAGAtatgaaagttttttttctttttttaagtatatatatatatgtgtgtaaagGGGACAGGGTGGGTTATTGAGTGATTAGATGTTACAGTCATATGAATAAAGTTCCAAACGTAGGTTTGGGAGGAGACTAATCATTCAGTCCTACCGATCATCATTACGAGTCTATATAAGCAGCAGTCATTGTACGATCCCAGCATCAATTCTTCTggcatccctccacctccccattTCCTCCTGCATATCTGTCATTCTCCCTCTAGGTAGTACCTCAATAGGGGGGTTGAACTCTGCTCTTAAGCCGAGCCTTGGGTTTGAGCCTCCATTAAGGACAGCAAGCCAAGTTTGTTTACCATTAACCATCAGGACTGGATGGGCAGGTGAACTCGTGaatgtacataaaataaaata
The Onychostoma macrolepis isolate SWU-2019 chromosome 11, ASM1243209v1, whole genome shotgun sequence genome window above contains:
- the dnase2b gene encoding deoxyribonuclease-2-beta, with amino-acid sequence MLMLFRICVCVLLFFLSFSEAAISCLNEDGQPVDWFIIYKLPIYKMEVKGSGVDYMYLDPSVMDFQMSKHTVNSSKGALGRTLTQLYSRYTSNGSVYMLYNDAPPELKYPSKYGHTKGVLMFDHSQGFWLTHSVPHFPPFPERNYSYPSTGKYYGQTLLCITYNYTQFPQISWQLAYLNPRMYNCSVPMAFRPDIAVMAHICDGKTPVIKNRRSLQRLKSVRGQTFFSFAKSHNYVDDIYTGWVAQALGTDLLVESWLHQAHRLPSNCSLPRHVMNIDSVCLPGPQMFRSYEDHSKWCVSYAFKDQWACLGDLNRDGGQAGRGGGLICSQSSVIYKAFRQAMAGYKHC
- the rpf1 gene encoding ribosome production factor 1, with amino-acid sequence MDSNEATTSESVSKKKGKTKKLKRKVKPDEAPVQEMDQAEGEETEKKSVSEACLPPTFSVSEIKNKQRRHSMFLKLKEEKRKQKLELKKKKKKERKALGDKAPPKEVPKTIENQRIYDETTVNPEDEEVAFDEGTDEFSAYFNRLTNPKVLITTSDRPRGRTVRLCEQLATVIPHAHVYYRRGLALKRVIPQCVSRGFTYLMVINEDRKVPNGLVLCHLPDGPTAHFKVSNVRLRKEMKRRGKDPTEHVPEVILNNFTTRLGHSIGRLFAALFPHDPQFVGRQVATFHNQRDFIFFRFHRYIFKNEKKVGIQELGPRFTLKLRSLQKGTFDSKFGEYEWVHKRHEMDSSRRKFHL